The nucleotide window CTGTTGAGTTATCTTGTCAGCCTCTCCTGACCTTGTACCCATCACATCAAAGTGTGATATTAGCAATGACATACATGCCgcaattttttgtttcaaagcTGAAAATTGCTCCTCATCAAGACCGAGAACATTCCAACCGTTTATCATTTGCATGGCAAATTCCATAGCAGGAACACACCAACGAAATGTTTTTTGATCATTAGGATCGCATTCAGACACCAGAAAAGAAATCCAACTAACGCTTAGTTTCACCATCAACAGTATGATAAGTGACTTCTTGTCATACGTTGTTACATTCGTGCGTAAAAAATTGCGACCAAAGTCACGGGCAAATAAGAACACACTATTCAGCGCCTCATTGTCAGGACATGTCCTTtggaaattgttgataaattttggAGAATTACTCAAAACACTATAAGTAAATCGGAAGTACGCTTTGTTGATTCTTTGCAAATCATTTTCCACCTGTTCAAATGAACACCTTCTTTCTATGAATGAAACTGAATCACCGGCTATCTGCTGGAATCTATCCGATTGATATTCCAGAGCATAACTAGAGCCTTGAttcaaaagtatcaatGTATTCTGATTAACCTTCAATCTGAATTCTTCAGCTTTTATCACCTTTTCATCTGATAAGTTATACATGTCACCTTCCCATAACATAGGCTCCCCTGGGGATAAGACCAGTATATATCCTAAAGAATGCAGCTTCATTTCTAGATCAATGATTTCCTGTTCCGTGTCACGATACTCCCTATATATGTGATCCATATTCTCAGTTCCATAATTCGAATCACGTAGATGATTATGATTCATAGATGTCTCTGAATGAATGTGATAATAACAGACACCCTCAGAATCAACTTCTTGAACAATCATTGTATTAGGATCCCAGCCCTTTTCAACCGCGTTATAGAGGGAGAGACTGTTTCTTATCTCAAGCTTTGGTATCATATCACAGCCAATCTCAGAGTTGTATAGAATTTTGAGTATTTCTTCGTCTGAGCATCCTAGAAGTTCTGCGCTCCCAATCAAATAAATACCCTCTTGCTCTAGATCACCTCCTgtgaaaatcaaaaagtgTCCCGTAtcttttaaattttgaagaaggagCTTATGATTCTCAACTTTGTAATTTACAGAGTTCTGAAATGCCTTCGTCAAAACGTTGGTAAACCTATTTAGTTTTCGTTTCATTGATCctaaattttcaaagatctGTACCAACCATTTTTCGAGATCTGTGTTATTCGTCAGCTTGGGGGGAGAATTCTGCTGTTGTAAAAGATATGAGTGCAGTCTATGAATTAGACGTAAAGTCAACTTATTGAACTTTTGTGCTATAATTTCCCCAGCACCATCTATATAGTGCCCaacatttttcagcttttccCAGTATTTGTAAAGCTCATctgcttctttgaaagttttaaaaGATCTTTTCGTGCAGTCCAAAAGTTTTAGATGTAATAGCGTGAATAAATAGCGTATCGCATCGATGACCgtattatcaaaatttggatctATCCTGACGTAAAATTGCCAATCTTTACAATATTCGGTAACTGTGAACTTCAGTTGCACTGACAAACGGATGTAAGAGCTGAAGTCGTCAATCATTTGGTCAATCATCATCATGGTGGGATTTTGCAATCTCTGAGCATATGACAAACGGACAACaataatttctttcaaaagacgCATCGGAAACATGATCAGCAACTCAAGATTTTCGCTCGATAAATTGAGattcagtttcttcatGGTATGCTCAtatctcaaaaatgataatttcGTCTCAAGAACCCAAGGTGCTAATggaaaaaagattttcCTTTGGAAAACTGTTTCAATATCCCTTTCTTTCATGACCTGTTCAGCGAAAAAACCTGTGCTTCTGAACTTACCGTAATCACTTTCCTTAGACTCATAAATATTGACTAAATCAAGTTCATCGTTTCCCACCCATCGCTTCAATGATGAGACAtgcatttcaaaattggaCTTGAAGTTTATCCAGCTGTTCAACGCTTCAATACGTGTAATAAATTCCTCAGTTTTCGTTATCGGTTTATCTtgatgcatttttttcatattaCTCCAATAATTTACAACTTTATAATATTTCTTAAGCAGCGGTCTTATTAAATCTTCCGCTTTATCTGCGGGAACCTCGTCATCTAACCTGAACTCTataatttcttgaaaaaaaccGTCAGTGGATTCTCTCAAGGCATTCAGTTGCTTAACTGTTTTCTCTACCGGCTTACCACTCATATAAGCCTTCAATTCAAGCCATATATCATCATGAAAATGAGTATCTATATCACTGCCTTTATTTTGTTTGGcaatttttgtcttttcgCTTGTCACGATATCACCTCTTAGCACATTCGCAAGCATTGTCTGCCattcaaatctttcaactATGAGTGGGTGCTGCGATAACTGCGTCAAAAGTTCTTGCGTATCCATAGATAAGGTTGTCAGAGAAGTTATAGTTAACTCATTATCTTTATTGGATTTTGAACATAGTCTAGAATCCAATTCCTGGAACACTTTTTCGACAACCGTATTCGTTGGATCTGTTTGTCTTAACCATTCTAGTCTATGCATAAGAAATTTAGAACTCATTGCTACTAAGTTATCCGGATCGGTGCTCGCggtgaaaaaattggtaCCGAAGTCAAAGTCATCATCGTCCTTAGAATTTGTGTCAATAATATCATCCATTTCCAGTTCCAGTTCATCGTTATCATCATTCGTAGACTCTGGTGCAATTCCACGAGTATAGTAATCACCGGGTGCACTATTCTTCATCTTATCCAAATAAACTTGTTCATTTAAAACATACTGTTTCTTATAAGATCTGAGACTTAGAGTGGATCCATTGCCAAGATTCATTGATGACTTCGTTGAGGAGGATGGTGATATAGTATCCATTTGATAGGCATTAGCCACTGTTGAATTGACTAAGTTTGTACTACTATTGTTTGAAGGGTGGTGTTGCACTGTAGGATTTGGCTGCGGGGTTGGTACAGCCGATGTACTTTGTGTGCTCAAGGACGCCAGCTCAGGCGGTATCACCAAAGTGGGAGTCGTTACTGTAGCATCTGACGTTACCGACGAATGTCTTTTCCCTCCCGTTGTACCCTCGTGTCTGCAATGCTTGCTGGGCGATCCTGGAGGCGGCGCTTGCCTCGTAGTGCTTGCGCCTGACAATGACGCCCTTCTACTCGAGTGCGCTGAAGAGCCTGCAGATATGGACTTTTGGATTTGTTGTAGTTGTTGAGATTGCTGTCCGGACTGCGGCTGGGATTGCTGTGTATGACCTCCCGGTATTCTACTAGGAAGTCTGAAGGAGCTAGAAGTCGACGTATTTGGTATTAAATTGAGCGTTGAGTTTGGTGATCGTAGATGTGAGTTTGAGGGTATTCCAGGACTAATGGGGCCACCATTTGATTTTCCGTATGGTGGTACTCTAGAACTTGTACTCGATGACCTCAGTCTTGCGGtacttttcttttgactttgaaacgtattttcatcatcgagATACTGGAGATTGAAATAGTCAGACTCAGGCATGTTTCCACACTGCACACAGATGCTTGATTCCTATGCAGATCTTTACTACGCTTTTGGCGCTGTTGAAAGgctgaaagagaaaagtgaGTAATCTCTGGCAGAGGATATTTCTGAACCAATTATCTTCCTGAGCAGTCGCAGCTATCTTTAAAGAACCTTTTTAGTACTCTACAAACCCTGAGCTTAGGTCTTTTCGACTTAATTCCtttccagtttttttaatcCTTGTCTTTAATTTTCTTGTAACACTTTAAGACGCTCCTCTTGTTGTTAAAGGGGACATCaaggtgaaaaaatgattgaaaattgctgtaaaaaaaataaagtgTAAATCAAACTAATAAGACTCCCTTGGCGGTGCGATATCAGTTGAGGCCATCGTATTATGGAGTTGGACGAATGCTTGGAGCTGTTGTACAAGGGGCAACTGCTCCCGGAAGTTACCGTAAGAGCATTATGTTTCAAACTCAAAGAGATGCTCGTCAGGGAGTCTAATGTTGTGCATATCCAGACTCCTGTTACTGTAGTTGGTGATATCCATGGCCAATTCCATGACATGCTTGAGATATTCCTTATTGGTGGTCCAGTTCCTGATACAAACTATTTGTTCTTAGGCGACTATGTGGACCGAGGTCTTTATAGCGTCGAAACCATAATGCTCCTAGTTGTTTTGAAGCTGCGATATCCGAATCGAATCCATCTACTTAGGGGAAATCATGAATCCCGCCAAATTACCCAAAGTTACGGATTCTACACCGAGTGTTCCAACAAGTATGGAGAAGGATCAAAAGTCTGGCAATATGTAACAGATATATTCGACTACTTAGTGCTCTGCTGCATTATTGACAATGAGATTTTCTGCGTGCACGGCGGACTATCTCCCAATGTCCAAACTATAGACCAGATTAAAATAATAGATAGATTTAGAGAAATTCCGCATGATGGCGCAATGGCAGATTTAGTTTGGTCTGATCCCGAAGAGATAGATACTAGCAGTATTGGGCACAGAGAGAATTTTTACCATGAATCATCgcagcaatttcaaatttctccAAGGGGAGCAGGCTATACCTTTGGTAGATGTGTCGTGGAGAAATTCCTTCATTTTAATCAGATGGACAGAATTTACCGAGCTCATCAATTATGTAACGATGGTTATCAAGTTTACTTTGATGGGTTAGTTACCACTGTTTGGTCTGCCCCGAATTATTGCTATCGCTGTGGCAACAAAGCATCGATACTTGAACTGTACAGCAAAAACGAATTCTATTTCAACGTTTTTGAAGAAGCTCCAGAGAACAGATTGTTGAACGATAATTTTAATTCTTCTATTACCAATGGTTCCGCCATTAACGAGTATTTCGATGACGCTAACAACACAGGGTCAACCGAAACTTCAATATCAGATGTCGATATTTTCTCTGACGCATATCAAGTGAAGTCAGCATCGTCAAGACGCGTGGAGTATTTTCTTTAATACTTTGGCTAGATAAATTTCTCTTCACGGTCACTATAAAAATGAAGTATCTATATACTTACATATAATACAGCTCCAAATTTGTATCGTTATGAATCTCATAATCTCCTAATGTGATGTGATCTTTGAGGATTGACCCGCCTTTCTGAAGGACGATTTTGCCAGAATGGGACCCTAATTGCAGGGAGAgaacttttttgaagtcGCCAACTGTATCGTCTTCCAGGCATTTCACTTTTATTTTCTTACCCAACCTATCATTCACAGTCACCTCCAGCATCCTGGTCAATTAAATCGTAAATCACCAGGAAATTACTTAAAAGggtcttctttgatatatattttttgcaGGGTCTATGTAGTCCATCAAGTTTTCGCCCTAGAAGTGTTGGCTCAGAAATGTCAATGTGACAATTGAACAATGAACTTCTACAAAACGAGACAGATTGGGCCCGGAATAAACCAGGGGAGTATTCAATGATTCCTTTTAATGTCCTATTTATCGACTCGTATGATTCATTCACTTACAATGTCGTTAGGCTCATTGAGAGGCAACATATTGAAGGTTACAGTGGAATACACGTGACAACAATTCGAAATGATACTTTCAGAGATATAAACGCTGTACGCTTGCACTTACCGTACTTCGATTGTATTATTGTCGGTCCTGGACCTGGGAATCCTCTGAATGGCTCTGTTGATGTGGGCATCATAAACTCTTTGTTCTGCGATGAGCTTGCTGATGTACCGATCTTGGGCATATGCCTTGGGTTTCAGGCAATGTGCCTTTCACAGGGAGCTAGCATTAAGCAATTGGAAACAATTAAGCATGGCCAGGTATACCCCGTTGAGGTCTCTGGGACAAGTAGCCCGCTTTTCGAGGGGCACCCTGAAACCTTCAAGTCTGTGAGGTATCATTCCCTACATGTTTGCATGTCTGAAGGAGGCAACTCATCGATTGTTCCGCTTGCCTATACAtctgatgaaaatggtaaactACTCATGGCAGCCTCAGTGGAGGATAGACCATGGTTTGGTGTCCAGTATCATCCCGAATCTTGCTGCTCAGATTTTGGTGGTTTACTTGTTAAGAATTTCTTACAGATTGCACACGTTGAGAATATAACTACAAAACGTATGGCCGGCAAGCAGAAGGCTTACTTCAATAACAAACCTGGTTTTGAACGATTGCTGAAGACATTGGATGATAGCATTGATCACAGTTCTATTTATGTGAAAGGGACCGACGTAAAAGAGATGTCACCATTCATTCGAAAATTCCATGTGGTTAAAGAACCAAGTCttgcattgaaaatatgtGATAAAATCACAGCATCTAAATTTATCATGACTTCAGCTACCGTAAGTGCCCAAAGGGGCGAATGGTCAATTATCGCACTGCCAAACGAGTGTTCCGACGTGTTGACTCATTATTCAATCCTGAGTAAGACAACAATTCACAAATGGAAAGATCCCAAAATATCAACCAAGTCgttgaatgaaaaactgCTGAATAATTCTAGTGAGTTCCTACCATCACTAACGGTAATAGATGAGGATAAATCACAATTTTGGATTACCGCAGGTAAATACATGAAACCCAAGTTAATATCCAACAATCAAGAAATTCCCTTTATAGGAGGCCTGGTCGGAACTCTTGGTTATGAGATGGGATATCATGTTCACAATAATAGCGACCCCACTGAAGTGCTAATGCCTGATGCTAAATTAGTTTTCATTCACAATAGTATTGTAATTGACCACATTCATGGTATTCTGTATTGCATATCCTTGTCAAACAATTTCCCTCAGGATATATTGCAGATGTTTGATGAAGACACCTCTTTTGACGATTTATCCTGGGAGGACGAGCTCCCCAAGGACATATCCTATAAGATAGCCATGCCTACAAAAGAAGCTTACGCTCACGCGTTCAATTTATGCCAAGGATACATGCATAAAGGAGATTCCTATGAAATGTGTTTAACAACACAAACGAGAATTTCGCCAGAACAAAAGGTCTCGCCATGGAGAATTTTCCAGACATTGGCCCTACGGAACCCAGCCCCCTTTGCCAGCTTTTTCGAGTTCAACGACCTGGTGGACAGCGAATCTCACGATCAAACCCTATGTCTAATAAGCTCGTCTCCGGAGAGATTTCTCAAATGGGACGTAGATTCATGCGAGCTTCGTCCCATCAAGGGTACCGTCAAAAAATCAGCGAGCATAGATTTGGCAGAAGctacaaaaattttaaaaaccCCAAAGGAGTTCGGGGAGAATTTGATGATCTTGGATTTGATTCGTAATGATCTGTACGAGCTGCTTCCAGACGTACATGTCGAGAATTTTATGTGCGTGGAAGAATACAAGACAGTGTACCAATTGGTAAGCGTGGTAAAAGCGTATGGTCTCTCGTCTTCTCAGAATCCATACACAGGAATGGATGTCCTTAGACACTCGTTCCCTCCGGGATCAATGACCGGCGCACCCAAGAAGATCACTGTCGAACTTCTGCAAGACAAGATTGAGCCACAGCTCAACAGTCACCTTCTTGGCGGGGTGCGTGGAATATACAGTGGAGTTACAGGGTACTGGTCTGCAAACGGTAATGGGGACTGGTCCGTTAATATTAGATGCATGTTCAGCTATAATTCCGGGGCTAATTGGCAAATTGGTGCTGGAGGAGCCATTACAGTTCTTAGTACCCTCGAGGGTGAGCTTGAAGAAATGTACACAAAACTTGAAAGTGCTTTACAAATATTTAAATAGTCTCGATATGCCTTCTTTACTCTTCATTCTCTGTGTCATTTTGAACATTGAAATATGTGTCATCTCTGCGACAgaggtttttttttcatactcattatttttgaggaaaggaagaaaagagcaAGTTGAGGGAACTTTCGATACAAGGAGACTTACGGGAATTTTTAAATACAAAGTAGATAAAAGCAGTTTTGATCTAAGACGTTCTCGTAAAGCGCATTTAGCAGAAGTAATTACGAAGATAGCCAAGATGACAACGAACGTACCCAAAGTGTTTGCATTTCATGAGTTTACAGGGGTGGCTGAAGCTGTGGCCGATCACGTGGTTCATGCCCAAGATAGTGCACTGAACAGAGAACTCAAGGAGAAGAAGCCTTCCAATACCAGTCTATCAGCTAGTGGCCTGAGTGGCGATGGGAAGAATATGGCAAGGGTTTCATCGACGAAGAGTCTGAATGCGTCTTCGACAAACTGTTCGCGTGATAGATCTGGATCGGTAAGCAATaagaaactgaagaaggagaaagagGCAAGGTTCAAGATTGCACTTTCAGGTGGTTCTTTGATCCAAGTTCTGCATGAAGGATTGTTGAAAAGGGAAGATGTGCAGTGGGGGAAATGGGACATCTACTTTGCCGATGAGCGGTTGGTCCCCTTTGATTCACCGGAAAGCAATTATGGTCTGgcaaagagaaaaattttcgatcTTGTCGATACAGCGCGGTATGGTGAGCCAAGGATTTACCATATAGATGAGACGTTAATCGGAGATCCTCAAGAATGTGCAGACAAATACGAAAAGCTTTTAATCAAAGGCTTTGCAGGCAGAGACTCTGTGAAGCTACCGATGTTTGATCTATGCCTGCTGGGATGTGCTCCTGATGGTCATATCGCTTCtttatttccaaattttcaagagaaCTTACGTGAGAAGTTAGCTTGGGTTGTTTCTGTCGAGAATGCTCCTAGCGGTCCATCAAATAGAATATCACTAACTATACCCGTCATTTGCCATTCCCATAGAATTGCGTTTGTTGTGGAAGGTGCGACAAAGGCACCTGTAGTGAAAACGATTATGGAGAGACCCGAAAAGGGTCTACCTAGTAGTATCGTGAACGAGGGGGCAGCTGGTCGTGTGTCTTGGTTTGTTGATGACGATGCGTTAACAGATGTTTTGATcacaaaaaagaagtatAAATTTCGTTGCCAATCGAAAAATGAAGAGTagaattcaaatcaattgttCTATTTTTCCCTTTCCCTTTCCTCTGAGACCCTCGTCTTCATTCTTGTACCTCTTTGAGCACTGCTGATCAACGCAATTCTCTACCCTCTTCATAAAATTTTGTCTCACTAAAAACCTATTATGATCTCAATTCTAATAACGAATTATGTATGTGTATATTTACTTTATTACTTATCCCAAACGTGATGCCCAAAAATACGAAACGTCCAAATATTATCGGAGTCTACTCCCCATATAATTTCCATTGCGAGATAAACGTAAAGTTAAAGATAAGTGTTACCAACGCTaaaccaatttttccaaaattcgCTACGAATGTGATATAGTTGAACCCCTTATCTTCTCTCAACTGACAGACCAATTGTAACAAAGATGCCACACCACCAATAACATCCAGAAAAACACTTTGGATGGCGAATCCATTCATTGATTTTCTCTCATAGTTATGGAGTACTTGTGGTATATACTTAACCAATGACATCGAAATCTTCAAGAGAAACAGATTATTGCAATAATTAAGAGTTCTTGAATTCTGCCAGCCAACTATCGCATTTTCTCGAAAAAACTTGATTGATAAACCAGTAAATATTATGATGGAAAGTAACCAATACTTCAGATAAATCGATTTCATCCTGCGGGTGTGCAATTCCACTTTGAACTTCCAAAGGGCAGAGCCATATATAACCTGGCTTACCAGCACCCAGTTCATAATGAATCCATGGAGACAGTACCAATAATCAAAGTTTGTAACTTTAGGTCTAACGATCAACTTCTCCA belongs to Zygotorulaspora mrakii chromosome 1, complete sequence and includes:
- the ABZ1 gene encoding 4-amino-4-deoxychorismate synthase (similar to Saccharomyces cerevisiae ABZ1 (YNR033W); ancestral locus Anc_6.344), with the translated sequence MIPFNVLFIDSYDSFTYNVVRLIERQHIEGYSGIHVTTIRNDTFRDINAVRLHLPYFDCIIVGPGPGNPLNGSVDVGIINSLFCDELADVPILGICLGFQAMCLSQGASIKQLETIKHGQVYPVEVSGTSSPLFEGHPETFKSVRYHSLHVCMSEGGNSSIVPLAYTSDENGKLLMAASVEDRPWFGVQYHPESCCSDFGGLLVKNFLQIAHVENITTKRMAGKQKAYFNNKPGFERLLKTLDDSIDHSSIYVKGTDVKEMSPFIRKFHVVKEPSLALKICDKITASKFIMTSATVSAQRGEWSIIALPNECSDVLTHYSILSKTTIHKWKDPKISTKSLNEKLLNNSSEFLPSLTVIDEDKSQFWITAGKYMKPKLISNNQEIPFIGGLVGTLGYEMGYHVHNNSDPTEVLMPDAKLVFIHNSIVIDHIHGILYCISLSNNFPQDILQMFDEDTSFDDLSWEDELPKDISYKIAMPTKEAYAHAFNLCQGYMHKGDSYEMCLTTQTRISPEQKVSPWRIFQTLALRNPAPFASFFEFNDLVDSESHDQTLCLISSSPERFLKWDVDSCELRPIKGTVKKSASIDLAEATKILKTPKEFGENLMILDLIRNDLYELLPDVHVENFMCVEEYKTVYQLVSVVKAYGLSSSQNPYTGMDVLRHSFPPGSMTGAPKKITVELLQDKIEPQLNSHLLGGVRGIYSGVTGYWSANGNGDWSVNIRCMFSYNSGANWQIGAGGAITVLSTLEGELEEMYTKLESALQIFK
- the SSK2 gene encoding mitogen-activated protein kinase kinase kinase SSK2 (similar to Saccharomyces cerevisiae SSK22 (YCR073C) and SSK2 (YNR031C); ancestral locus Anc_6.341), with protein sequence MPESDYFNLQYLDDENTFQSQKKSTARLRSSSTSSRVPPYGKSNGGPISPGIPSNSHLRSPNSTLNLIPNTSTSSSFRLPSRIPGGHTQQSQPQSGQQSQQLQQIQKSISAGSSAHSSRRASLSGASTTRQAPPPGSPSKHCRHEGTTGGKRHSSVTSDATVTTPTLVIPPELASLSTQSTSAVPTPQPNPTVQHHPSNNSSTNLVNSTVANAYQMDTISPSSSTKSSMNLGNGSTLSLRSYKKQYVLNEQVYLDKMKNSAPGDYYTRGIAPESTNDDNDELELEMDDIIDTNSKDDDDFDFGTNFFTASTDPDNLVAMSSKFLMHRLEWLRQTDPTNTVVEKVFQELDSRLCSKSNKDNELTITSLTTLSMDTQELLTQLSQHPLIVERFEWQTMLANVLRGDIVTSEKTKIAKQNKGSDIDTHFHDDIWLELKAYMSGKPVEKTVKQLNALRESTDGFFQEIIEFRLDDEVPADKAEDLIRPLLKKYYKVVNYWSNMKKMHQDKPITKTEEFITRIEALNSWINFKSNFEMHVSSLKRWVGNDELDLVNIYESKESDYGKFRSTGFFAEQVMKERDIETVFQRKIFFPLAPWVLETKLSFLRYEHTMKKLNLNLSSENLELLIMFPMRLLKEIIVVRLSYAQRLQNPTMMMIDQMIDDFSSYIRLSVQLKFTVTEYCKDWQFYVRIDPNFDNTVIDAIRYLFTLLHLKLLDCTKRSFKTFKEADELYKYWEKLKNVGHYIDGAGEIIAQKFNKLTLRLIHRLHSYLLQQQNSPPKLTNNTDLEKWLVQIFENLGSMKRKLNRFTNVLTKAFQNSVNYKVENHKLLLQNLKDTGHFLIFTGGDLEQEGIYLIGSAELLGCSDEEILKILYNSEIGCDMIPKLEIRNSLSLYNAVEKGWDPNTMIVQEVDSEGVCYYHIHSETSMNHNHLRDSNYGTENMDHIYREYRDTEQEIIDLEMKLHSLGYILVLSPGEPMLWEGDMYNLSDEKVIKAEEFRLKVNQNTLILLNQGSSYALEYQSDRFQQIAGDSVSFIERRCSFEQVENDLQRINKAYFRFTYSVLSNSPKFINNFQRTCPDNEALNSVFLFARDFGRNFLRTNVTTYDKKSLIILLMVKLSVSWISFLVSECDPNDQKTFRWCVPAMEFAMQMINGWNVLGLDEEQFSALKQKIAACMSLLISHFDVMGTRSGEADKITQQTRPAILIEDDMDDISTLQINSELRMLAIKELEQNTRRNPHQIGKVLDDTDKENKYLLSLASSMSNVSMRWKKRNFIGGGTFGSVYSAVNLDNGEILAVKEIKIQDSKTMEKFFPSIKEEMSVLEMLNHPNIVQYFGVEVHRDKVNIFMEYCEGGSLASLLEHGRIEDEMVTQVYTLELLEGLAYLHQSGVVHRDIKPENILLDYSGIIKYVDFGAARKIAKNGSDTVSASRTVASNESSSSNEKEPLGEPEGPAAQDMMGTPMYMAPESITGSSNKGRLGADDVWSLGCVVLEMITGRRPWAKLDNEWAIMYHVAAGHTPQLPNKDEVSAAGRKFLRRCLIQNASKRSSAVELLMDPWIVQIRDLAFGDVNPIKTEPLQELDEVS
- the SOL1 gene encoding Sol1p (similar to Saccharomyces cerevisiae SOL2 (YCR073W- A) and SOL1 (YNR034W); ancestral locus Anc_6.345); amino-acid sequence: MTTNVPKVFAFHEFTGVAEAVADHVVHAQDSALNRELKEKKPSNTSLSASGLSGDGKNMARVSSTKSLNASSTNCSRDRSGSVSNKKLKKEKEARFKIALSGGSLIQVLHEGLLKREDVQWGKWDIYFADERLVPFDSPESNYGLAKRKIFDLVDTARYGEPRIYHIDETLIGDPQECADKYEKLLIKGFAGRDSVKLPMFDLCLLGCAPDGHIASLFPNFQENLREKLAWVVSVENAPSGPSNRISLTIPVICHSHRIAFVVEGATKAPVVKTIMERPEKGLPSSIVNEGAAGRVSWFVDDDALTDVLITKKKYKFRCQSKNEE
- the HUB1 gene encoding ubiquitin-like protein HUB1 (similar to Saccharomyces cerevisiae HUB1 (YNR032C- A); ancestral locus Anc_6.343) codes for the protein MLEVTVNDRLGKKIKVKCLEDDTVGDFKKVLSLQLGSHSGKIVLQKGGSILKDHITLGDYEIHNDTNLELYYM
- the ERS1 gene encoding cystinosin-like protein ERS1 (similar to Saccharomyces cerevisiae ERS1 (YCR075C); ancestral locus Anc_6.346), with amino-acid sequence MVFFIKWDDVLGFIYVCAWSVSMYPPVIKNWMEGSSTAISMDFVILNTTGYFYLLVSFILQLSFWVPISAAIMKGDGSVEKLIVRPKVTNFDYWYCLHGFIMNWVLVSQVIYGSALWKFKVELHTRRMKSIYLKYWLLSIIIFTGLSIKFFRENAIVGWQNSRTLNYCNNLFLLKISMSLVKYIPQVLHNYERKSMNGFAIQSVFLDVIGGVASLLQLVCQLREDKGFNYITFVANFGKIGLALVTLIFNFTFISQWKLYGE
- the PPG1 gene encoding putative serine/threonine-protein kinase PPG1 (similar to Saccharomyces cerevisiae PPG1 (YNR032W); ancestral locus Anc_6.342), which translates into the protein MELDECLELLYKGQLLPEVTVRALCFKLKEMLVRESNVVHIQTPVTVVGDIHGQFHDMLEIFLIGGPVPDTNYLFLGDYVDRGLYSVETIMLLVVLKLRYPNRIHLLRGNHESRQITQSYGFYTECSNKYGEGSKVWQYVTDIFDYLVLCCIIDNEIFCVHGGLSPNVQTIDQIKIIDRFREIPHDGAMADLVWSDPEEIDTSSIGHRENFYHESSQQFQISPRGAGYTFGRCVVEKFLHFNQMDRIYRAHQLCNDGYQVYFDGLVTTVWSAPNYCYRCGNKASILELYSKNEFYFNVFEEAPENRLLNDNFNSSITNGSAINEYFDDANNTGSTETSISDVDIFSDAYQVKSASSRRVEYFL